A part of Rattus norvegicus strain BN/NHsdMcwi chromosome 4, GRCr8, whole genome shotgun sequence genomic DNA contains:
- the Kcp gene encoding kielin/chordin-like protein isoform X7, with the protein MAPPQALVCLGACSGDESLNMQLCEVHPSRQAWSGTPDDCPDFPSGFCRVLRRNLRREVLASKVTWKRLRAQTYREAGRASMAGARAALLLLLLLLHLWNLALAARGGEVSKGQPRLADVLESQQQAPSHSLVPCETQQQQLCPLEERLERLEADVTYLRKQNRDLQARLLQLESCKCCSTSPQCWGPGHPCPEGARWEPDACTACVCRDGTTHCGPQPNLPHCRGCSHNGQSYGHGETFSPDACTTCRCLAGAVQCQGPSCSELNCLESFTPPGECCPICRPGCEYEGQLHQEGTSFLSTSNPCLQCSCLRSLVRCVPVKCQPSPCPNPVLRPGHCCPVCQASGCTEGHSHRDHGQEWTTPGDPCRICQCLEGHIQCRQQECASLCPYPARPLPGTCCPVCDGCFLNGREHSSGEPVGSQDPCSSCHCANGSVQCEPLPCPPAPCRYPGRIPGQCCPVCDVPCPPVQAVNTRDMNIGARRPLPSKRMAAAFGAPARLVKYPVRNRTARSPPVSTLPPAPSSAQPVCSMVRSLLRGSSGSQMTSPVLPVPAKTECLCAGLHFALQYPANILPSRPVSAQPDPVFSGFDQPTLTSLPHLGACCPSCESCTYHGLVYSNGQNFTDVDSPCQTCYCEDGTVRCSVINCPSLTCAKPQNGPGQCCPKCPDCILEAQMFVDGERFPHPRDPCQECLCQEGQTHCQLRACHSAPCGHPLPSTCCRNDCKGCAFGGKEYLNGADFPHPTDPCRMCRCLSGNVQCLARRCPPLACPQPVLTPGDCCPQCPDAPAGCPQSGNTVLVRHQEHFFQPGDPCSRCLCLDGSVSCQRLPCPPAPCAHPRQGACCPSCDGCLYHGKEFANGERFPSPSVTCHVCLCWEGSVNCEPRACAPAQCPFPTREDCCPACDSCEYLGVSYLNSQEFPDPREACNLCTCLGGFVTCTRRPCEPPACSHPLILPKHCCPTCQGCLYHGITAALGETLPDPLDPTCSLCTCEEGSMRCHKKPCPPALCTHPSPGPCFCPVCRSCLFQGQEHQDGEEFEGPEGSCERCRCLAGQVSCMRLQCPPLPCLLQATEPGTCCPRCTGCRVRGEEHPEGSSWVPADSPCSSCMCHKGIVTCAQVQCVSACIWPQQGPSDCCPSCSGCEHEGRKYEPGESFQPGDDPCEVCICELKGKGPPSLHCRRRQCPSLVGCPPSQLLPPGPQHCCPACARSGDVWLSKTEF; encoded by the exons AGGTGCCTGCTCTGGGGACGAGAGCCTGAACATGCAGCTGTGTGAAGTCCATCCATCAAGGCAAGCTTGGTCGGGAACTCCTGATGACTGCCCTGACTTCCCCAGCGGTTTCTGCCGGGTGTTG AGGAGGAACCTGAGAAGAGAAGTTTTAGCATCCAAGGTCACTTGGAAG CGCCTCAGAGCACAGACTTACCGCGAGGCGGGTCGAGCGAGCATGGCGGGGGCTCGGGCGgcgctgctactgctgctgctgctcctgcaccTCTGGAACCTGGCGCTGGCCGCGCGGG GTGGAGAGGTCTCCAAAGGGCAGCCTAGACTTGCTGATGTCCTTGAGTCTCAGCAGCAGGCCCCCTCCCACTCCTTGGTCCCTTGTGAGACCCAACAGCAGCAGTTATGCCCCCTGGAGGAGAGGCTGGAACGGCTGGAGGCAGACGTGACTTACCTCAGAAAGCAG AACAGGGACCTGCAAGCCAGGCTGCTGCAGCTGGAGTCCTGCAAGTGCTGCTCAACCTCCCCCCAGTGCTGGGGGCCAGGTCACCCCTGTCCTGAAGGAGCTCGCTGGGAGCCTGATGCCTGCACGGCCTGCGTGTGCCGTGATGGGACCACGCACTGTGGCCCCCAGCCCAACCTGCCCCACTGCCGTG GCTGCAGCCACAATGGGCAGTCTTATGGTCATGGGGAGACCTTCTCCCCAGATGCTTGTACCACCTGCCGCTGTCTG gcaggagctgtgcAGTGCCAGGGGCCTTCCTGCTCTGAGCTCAACTGTCTGGAGAGCTTCACCCCGCCTGGAGAATGCTGCCCCATCTGCCGGCCAG GCTGTGAGTACGAGGGGCAGCTTCACCAGGAAGGGACCAGCTTCCTGTCCACTTCCAACCCATGCCTCCAGTGTTCTTGCCTG AGGAGCCTGGTTCGGTGTGTGCCTGTGAAGTGCCAGCCAAGCCCCTGCCCCAACCCAGTCCTGAGACCTGGACACTGCTGCCCAGTCTGCCAAG CCTCCGGCTGCACAGAAGGTCACTCTCACAGGGACCATGGCCAAGAGTGGACCACTCCTGGAGACCCCTGCCGCATCTGCCAGTGCCTG GAGGGGCACATCCAGTGCCGCCAGCAGGAGTGTGCCAGTCTTTGTCCATACCCTGCCAGGCCCCTTCCGGGTACCTGCTGCCCAGTGTGTGACG GCTGTTTCCTAAATGGGCGGGAGCACAGCAGTGGGGAGCCCGTGGGCTCCCAGGACCCCTGCTCCAGCTGCCACTGTGCT AATGGGAGTGTCCAGTGTGAGCCTCTGCCCTGCCCGCCTGCACCCTGCAGATATCCGGGCAGGATCCCCGGGCAATGCTGCCCTGTCTGTGATG TCCCCTGTCCTCCTGTCCAGGCTGTAAATACCAGGGACATGAATATCGGAGCCAGGAGACCTTTACCCTCCAAGAGAATGGCCGCTGCCTTCGGTGCACCTGCCAG GCTGGTGAAGTATCCTGTGAGGAACAGGACTGCCCGGTCACCCCCTGTGTCCACACTGCCTCCGGCCCCCAGCTCTGCTcag CCTGTGTGCTCAATGGTGAGGAGTTTGCTGAGGGGATCCAGTGGGAGCCAGATGACCAGCCCTGTACTACCTGTTCCTGCCAAGACGGAGTGCCTGTGTGCAGGGCTGCACTTTGCTCTCCAGTACCCTGCCAACATCCTACCCAGCCGCCCGGTGAGCGCCCAGCCAGATCCTGTCTTCTCTGGCTTTGACCAGCCCACCCTGAccagcctgccccacctaggtgCCTGCTGCCCCAGCTGTGAGAGCTGCACCTACCACGGCCTAGTGTATTCTAATGGGCAGAACTTCACAGATGTGGACAGCCCTTGTCAGACCTGCTACTGTGAG GATGGGACTGTGAGGTGTTCGGTGATCAACTGTCCTTCCCTGACCTGTGCCAAGCCCCAGAATGGACCAGGCCAGTGCTGCCCCAAGTGCCCAG ACTGCATCCTGGAGGCACAGATGTTTGTAGATGGGGAGCGCTTTCCTCATCCAAGAGACCCCTGCCAGGAGTGCCTGTGTCAGGAAGGCCAGACTCACTGCCAGCTCCGAGCCTGCCACAGCGCCCCCTGTGGTCACCCTCTGCCAAGCACCTGCTGCAGGAATGACTGCAAAG GCTGTGCCTTTGGCGGGAAAGAGTACCTCAACGGAGCAGACTTCCCGCATCCCACTGATCCGTGTCGCATGTGTCGCTGTCTG AGCGGCAATGTACAATGCCTGGCGCGTCGCTGTCCGCCACTGGCCTGTCCGCAGCCAGTCCTCACTCCGGGAGACTGCTGCCCTCAGTGCCCCG ATGCCCCTGCTGGCTGCCCACAGTCAGGGAATACGGTCCTTGTCCGCCACCAGGAGCACTTTTTCCAACCGGGAGACCCCTGCAGCCGCTGCCTCTGCCTGGACGGCTCCGTGTCCTGCCAGCGACTGCCCTGTCCTCCTGCTCCCTGTGCCCACCCGCGCCAGGGCGCCTGTTGCCCCTCTTGCGACG GCTGCCTGTATCATGGGAAGGAGTTTGCCAATGGAGAACGATTTCCATCACCTAGTGTCACGTGCCACGTGTGCCTCTGCTGGGAAGGCAGCGTCAACTGCGAGCCCAGGGCTTGTGCCCCTGCACAGTGCCCATTTCCCACCAGGGAAGATTGCTGTCCTGCCTGTGATA GCTGTGAGTATTTGGGGGTATCCTATCTGAACAGCCAGGAGTTCCCAGACCCCCGGGAAGCCTGCAACCTGTGCACCTGCCTTGGAGGCTTTGTGACTTGCACCCGCCGGCCCTGCGAGCCTccagcctgcagccacccactcATCTTACCGAAGCACTGCTGTCCAACCTGCCAGG GATGCCTGTACCACGGAATCACCGCTGCCCTCGGAGAGACCCTTCCTGATCCTCTTGACCCCACCTGCTCCCTCTGCACCTGTGAG GAAGGTTCTATGCGCTGTCACAAGAAACCATGTCCTCCGGCTCTCTGCACACACCCTTCTCCAGGCCCCTGTTTCTGCCCTGTGTGTCGCA GCTGCCTCTTTCAGGGCCAGGAGCACCAAGACGGGGAGGAGTTCGAGGGACCTGAGGGCAGCTGTGAGCGCTGCCGCTGTCTG GCTGGCCAGGTCAGCTGTATGAGGCTCCAGTGCCCGCCTCTGCCCTGCTTGCTTCAGGCCACAGAACCAGGCACCTGTTGTCCTCGATGCACAG GCTGCCGCGTTCGTGGGGAGGAGCATCCTGAAGGTAGTAGCTGGGTGCCGGCGGACAGCCCCTGTTCTTCCTGCATGTGTCACAAGGGCATTGTCACTTGTGCCCAAGTCCAGTGTGTCAGCGCCTGCATCTGGCCCCAGCAGGGGCCCAGTGACTGCTGCCCTTCATGCTCTG GCTGTGAGCATGAGGGCAGAAAGTACGAACCCGGGGAGAGCTTCCAACCTGGGGACGACCCATGTGAAGTGTGCATCTGCGAG CTGAAGGGCAAGGGGCCTCCCAGCCTGCACTGTCGCCGGCGCCAGTGCCCCAGTCTGGTGGGCTGCCCACCAAGCCAGCTACTTCCTCCTGGCCCCCAGCACTGCTGCCCTGCCTGTGCCC GTTCTGGGGATGTTTGGCTGTCTAAGACAGAATTCTGA